A DNA window from Zingiber officinale cultivar Zhangliang chromosome 3A, Zo_v1.1, whole genome shotgun sequence contains the following coding sequences:
- the LOC122052699 gene encoding brefeldin A-inhibited guanine nucleotide-exchange protein 1-like isoform X2 produces the protein MRQIFLKDNCRVVNGLLKTALGVPTGSVTSLSPAQDTTLQIESVKCLNCIIKSMGVWMDQQLKLGDFAPERHINKHSSDNLASLNGEEGGVTDYDLHLDANHEFSDAASLEQRRAYKLEFQKGVALFNKKPSKGIDFLIKTKKIGASPEEVASFLKNASGLNAAMIGDYLGEREEFPLKVMHAYVDSINFENMNFGEAIRFFLRGFRLPGEAQKIDRIMEKFAERYCKCSPSSFTSADTAYVLAYSVIMLNTDAHNSMVKDKMSKAEFIRNNRGINDGKDLPEEYLGSLYDQIVKSEIKISADVSAPQNKQTSSINKLLGFDNIFNLVNWKQYEEKALGASDQLIKHIQGQFRAKTGKSESMFYTVTDTAILRFMMEACWAPMMAAFSMTLDQSDDKSATAQCLQGFRYAVHVTSVMLMQTQRDAFVTSVAKFTYLHCAADMKQKNVDAVKAIISIAIEDGNYLQESWDHIFTCLSRFEHLQLLGEGAPPDASFFVAPLNEAEDRAQKTTFVKKKGNALQNPAVMAVVRGGSYDSASMGNTASALVTPDQINNFISNLNLLDQIGTFELNHIFAHSQRLNSDAIVAFVRALCKVSMTELQSPTDPRVFSLTKIVEIAHYNMNRIRLVWSCIWNVLSEFFVSVGLSENLSVAIFVMDALRQLAMKFLEREELANYNFQNEFLKPFVVVMQKSDSAEIRELIVRCVSQMVLSRVNHVKSGWKSVFLVFTTAASDVRKSIVLLAFETIEKIVRDYFPYITETETTTFTDCVKCLIAFTNSRFNNDASLNAIAFLRFCAVKLADGGLVCYDNNSEGHLGNGDGSDGNLTEKDDHAFFWFPLLEGLSKLTSDTRPAIRKGALEVLFNILKDHGHLFTETFWINILKSVIYPIFSNTQNITVGQVLLVHDPQFPNDDSTKSETDTLAAKCLVDLFVRFFNVVRSQLGSVVCIVTSFVSSPYKHYANTGMAALLHLTAHLGSKLSKEEWKDILVPLKKSVASMLPVFSSIIRIMQDIEIPDSVDQYSDHEYINEDEEEANMETASYAIVRMKNHISVQLQIVQVVKKLYEVHRKCFSAAHVSILLDVLTSIASHSSEVSSETIVQQKLQKACSLLEIPGPPVIHFENESYENLLKFLQTILAEDPVLSNELKIESLVVFVCQKIFKIYLNCAGQQQNDETSDAGPTAHSTLPLGTAKKEELAARTSLLVSALQVLRSLRQDSFRRNLRIVFPSLVSLVSCEHHSNEVLDELHDIFQSSIGPLLMNM, from the exons ATGcgccaaatatttttgaaag ATAATTGCAGGGTTGTTAATGGTCTGCTAAAGACTGCTCTAGGTGTCCCCACCGGGTCAGTGACATCACTATCCCCAGCTCAGGATACCACATTACAGATTGAATCAGTGAAGTGCCTCAATTGTATCATTAAGTCAATGGGTGTGTGGATGGACCAGCAGCTGAAATTGGGTGATTTTGCTCCAGAGAGACATATAAATAAGCATTCTTCAGATAACCTTGCCTCTTTGAATGGTGAAGAAGGAGGTGTGACTGACTATGATCTGCATTTGGATGCAAACCATGAGTTCTCTGATGCTGCTTCATTGGAACAACGCAGGGCATATAAGTTGGAGTTTCAG AAAGGTGTTGCATTGTTTAATAAAAAACCTTCAAAGGGAATTGATTTTCTAATCAAAACCAAGAAAATAGGTGCATCTCCAGAAGAAGTAGCTTCGTTCTTGAAGAATGCTTCTGGTCTAAATGCAGCTATGATCGGAGACTACTTGGGTGAAAGGGAAGAGTTCCCTCTGAAAGTCATGCATGCTTATGTTGACTCAATAAATTTTGAGAATATGAATTTTGGCGAAGCTATTAGGTTCTTCTTAAGAGGTTTCAGATTGCCTGGAGAAGCACAGAAGATTGATCGCATAATGGAAAAGTTTGCAGAACGATACTGTAAATGCAGTCCAAGTTCTTTCACCAGTGCAGATACAGCATATGTTCTTGCTTATTCTGTGATTATGTTGAACACTGATGCACACAACAGCATGGTTAAAGATAAG ATGTCAAAAGCTGAGTTTATTCGCAACAATCGAGGAATAAATGATGGAAAGGATTTACCAGAAGAATACCTTGGTTCTTTGTATGATCAAATTGTGAAAAGTGAAATAAAAATCAGTGCTGATGTTTCTGCTCCACAAAATAAACAGACGAGCAGCATCAACAAGCTTTTGGGGTTTGACAACATTTTCAATTTGGTCAATTGGAAACAATATGAAGAGAAGGCATTAGGTGCAAGTGATCAACTAATCAAGCACATCCAAGGGCAATTTAGAGCAAAGACTGGAAAATCAGA GTCTATGTTCTATACTGTCACGGATACTGCAATCCTAAGATTTATGATGGAGGCTTGTTGGGCTCCCATGATGGCTGCTTTCAGTATGACACTTGACCAAAGTGATGACAAGTCTGCCACAGCACAGTGTTTACAAGGTTTCCGATATGCAGTTCATGTCACTTCAGTGATGCTTATGCAGACACAAAGAGATGCTTTTGTTACATCTGTTGCCAAATTCACATACCTTCATTGTGCTGCTGATATGAAGCAGAAGAATGTTGATGCTGTTAAG GCTATAATATCAATTGCCATTGAAGATGGTAATTATCTGCAAGAATCCTGGGATCATATATTTACATGTCTTTCACGGTTCGAGCATTTACAGCTGCTAGGAGAGGGTGCACCACCTGATGCTTCATTTTTTGTAGCACCACTTAATGAAGCAGAAGACAGAGCACAGAAAACAacattcgtgaagaagaaaggaaatgcTCTTCAAAATCCAGCAGTAATGGCAGTGGTTCGAGGGGGTTCTTATGATAGTGCATCTATGGGAAATACGGCTTCAGCTTTAGTTACTCCGGATCAGATTAATAACTTCATTTCCAATTTAAATCTGTTGGACCAGATTGGTACTTTTGAGTTAAACCATATATTTGCTCATAGCCAAAGATTGAATAGTGATGCAATTGTAGCTTTTGTAAGGGCCCTGTGCAAGGTTTCTATGACAGAACTGCAATCTCCGACTGATCCACGTGTTTTCAGCCTCACAAAAATAGTTGAAATAGC ACATTACAATATGAATCGAATCCGTTTGGTTTGGTCCTGCATCTGGAATGTTCTTTCTGAATTTTTTGTTTCAGTTGGATTATCAGAAAATCTCTCGGTTGCAATCTTTGTAATGGATGCATTAAGGCAATTGGCTATGAAATTCTTGGAGCGTGAAGAGCTTGCTAATTATAATTTCCAGAATGAATTCTTGAAACCTTTTGTGGTTGTCATGCAGAAAAGTGATTCGGCTGAAATTCGTGAGCTCATTGTTCGATGTGTTTCTCAGATGGTTTTGAGTCGTGTTAATCATGTGAAGTCAGGGTGGAAAAGTGTTTTCTTG GTTTTCACAACTGCTGCCTCAGATGTACGTAAGAGTAtcgtgctgttagcttttgagacAATAGAGAAAATAGTTCGAGATTATTTTCCTTACATTACTGAGACAGAGACCACAACATTCACTGACTGTGTTAAGTGCTTGATTGCATTTACAAATAGCAGATTCAATAATGATGCAAGCCTCAACGCTATTGCATTCCTCCGATTCTGTGCTGTTAAACTGGCAGACGGTGGTCTTGTCTGCTACGACAACAATTCTGAGGGTCATTTAGGAAATGGGGATGGTTCGGATGGCAATTTGACTGAAAAAGATGATCATGCTTTCTTTTGGTTTCCTTTACTAGAAG GTTTATCCAAGCTGACGTCTGATACTCGGCCAGCTATCAGAAAAGGTGCTCTAGAAGTACTCTTCAATATTCTGAAGGACCATGGTCACCTCTTTACTGAGACGTTCTGGATTAATATCCTGAAATCTGTGATTTACCCCATTTTTAGCAATACACAGAATATAACTGTTGGTCAAGTTCTACTGGTTCATGATCCTCAGTTTCCAAATGATGATTCTACCAAATCTGAAACAGATACTTTGGCAGCAAAATGCTTAGTCGACCTGTTTGTCAGATTTTTCAATGTTGTGCGCTCACAACTTGGGAGTGTTGTATGTATTGTTACAAGTTTTGTTAGCAGTCCCTACAAGCATTATGCTAATACAGGAATGGCTGCCCTACTCCATTTGACTGCCCATCTGGGAAGCAAGCTATCCAAAGAAGAATGGAAAGATATTTTGGTACCCTTAAAAAAGTCAGTTGCTTCAATGCTGCCTGTTTTTTCTAGCATCATAAGAATCATGCAAGACATTGAAATTCCGGATAGTGTGGATCAATATTCTGATCACGAATACATTAACGAGGATGAGGAAGAGGCTAATATGGAAACAGCCTCGTATGCAATTGTCAGAATGAAGAACCACATAAGTGTTCAGCTCCAGATTGTACAG GTTGTAAAGAAGCTTTATGAAGTTCATCGAAAGTGCTTTTCAGCTGCTCATGTTAGCATCCTACTGGACGTACTTACATCCATTGCTTCGCATTCAAGCGAAGTAAGCAGTGAAACCATCGTCCAACAGAAGCTGCAAAAAGCATGCTCCCTGTTGGAGATTCCCGGTCCACCAGTCATTCATTTCGAGAACGAGTCCTATGAGAACCTGCTCAAATTCTTGCAAACTATACTTGCTGAAGATCCTGTTCTGTCAAACGAACTGAAAATAGAATCACTCGTGGTGTTCGTTTGCCAAAAAATATTCAAGATCTACTTGAACTGTGCGGGACAACAACAGAACGATGAGACTTCAGATGCTGGTCCAACAGCTCACTCTACACTCCCTTTGGGCACTGCTAAGAAAGAGGAACTGGCTGCACGGACATCGCTACTTGTCTCGGCCTTGCAAGTCTTACGTAGCTTGAGGCAGGATTCATTCCGAAGGAACTTACGCATTGTTTTTCCGTCCTTAGTTAGCCTTGTAAGTTGCGAACATCACTCCAACGAAGTGCTGGATGAGCTACATGATATTTTTCAATCCTCTATAGGACCACTGCTAATGAACATGTGA